TCAACTGACGGATGACCGGCCTGACATCACGGTAGGGATATTCGGTCGCCGTCGGAATGGCCGCGAATTTCATGATGACGTTGGGCAGCTTCGCCCAATTCACGACGGTCGCGTGCTCTTCCGCCGTTCCCTGCAACGGGCGGCCGAGGTGGTCAATGATGACCTTCGTTTGGCTGAATTCGCGAATCAAGGGCGTGAAGTGCGCCGCGTAATGCGGTTCGAGATGTAGTTGCACCATCAATCCCAACTCCGCCGCCTGCCGCCAAAACACGCGCATTTCAGGCTTGCCGAAAGGCGGCAAGCGGTCGGGCGCGTATGCGTGCATGCGCACGGCTACGATGTCGCCGCGTTTGGCGAGCGCGGGCAATTGGCGCATGGAGTTGGGTTGATCGGCGAAGACCAAACAGACGCCTTTGAGACGGCCCTTGCCTACGCCGAGGCAGTATTCGAGGTAGCGATGATCGTCTTGATAAGGTTCCGGGTGCACGACGATGGCGTAATTGACGCCCGCGCCAGCCATGCATTGCAACAACATTTCGGGCGTCGCCACGTCAGCCGGTTGGTAAGGGCCGCGCGGATGATAGGGAAAACGCGGGTCTTTGTTGCCCGCGAAACAATGCAAATGCGTGTCAATCACCGGCGATTCAACCGTAGTGGTATGTGGTATGCGCAAGTTGAGTGCGGCGAGTGTCGCGGCGCCTATAAAATTTCGTCGTGATGTTTGAATGTTCATGGTGAAAAGAAACGATTGACA
This sequence is a window from Acidobacteriota bacterium. Protein-coding genes within it:
- a CDS encoding amidohydrolase, whose product is MRIPHTTTVESPVIDTHLHCFAGNKDPRFPYHPRGPYQPADVATPEMLLQCMAGAGVNYAIVVHPEPYQDDHRYLEYCLGVGKGRLKGVCLVFADQPNSMRQLPALAKRGDIVAVRMHAYAPDRLPPFGKPEMRVFWRQAAELGLMVQLHLEPHYAAHFTPLIREFSQTKVIIDHLGRPLQGTAEEHATVVNWAKLPNVIMKFAAIPTATEYPYRDVRPVIRQLSDAYGADRLIYGGGFGPKATPESYRAARETIRGYLAHLNAADQAKVFGLNARKLFGFSA